The Candidatus Margulisiibacteriota bacterium sequence GCCGTTTATGCCCAAAATGCGGACAACATCGATCTCGTGATCTCCGACTTGACCATGCAGCCGGACATGAGCGGCTGGGAATTGTGCGCCGCGCTAAAAGACCGCGTGCCGGTGGCGCTGACCAGCGGAGAACTGATCGATGAAAATTTTCTGGAAAAAGTTTTGGCGGCCGGAGCGGTCGGTTTTTTAAATAAACCGGCTGATTATGCGCCGGACACACTGAAAAAAAAGCTGGCGGAATTTCTAGCCCAAGCAGCTGAGCTCAAATCCGGAAAAGCGTAATGCGTTTATCTATAATTATTGTCAGCTGGAATGTCAAAGACCTGCTGGAGCGGGCGATCGCCACGGTTTTGCGAAATCCGCCGCAAGCCGCTTACGAAATAATTGTCGTCGATAACGCCAGCGGCGACGGCTCGGCAGACCTGGTGGCCGCTAAATTTCCGCAGGTCAAGCTGATCCGCAGTCCGCAAAATACCGGTTTTGCCGCTGGCAACAATCTGGGTTTCAAGGAAGCTGCCGGCGAATATCTGCTCTGCCTCAATCCCGACACAGAAATGCGCGCCGGCACACTGGATTTTATGATCGACGCTTTTGACCGCGACGCCCGGCTCGGCGCGCTCGGCGTGAAACTGCTCAACAGCGACGGTTCTCTGCAGCCATCCTGCAAAAGTTTTCCGGCCGTGGACACCATTCTTTATAACGCCTGCGGGCTGGACGCGCTTTTCCCCCGGTCTAAAATTTTCGGCAAATACAACATGAGCTGGTTTAAGCACGATGTGGAAAAAGAAGTCGATCAGCCGATGGGCGCGGCTCTGGCTCTGCGGCGCGGCGCGCTGGATCAGGTCGGCGTTTACGACGAGCGGTATTTTATGTATTTCGACGAAGTAGACCTGTGCTGGCGCCTCAAACAGACCGGCTGGAAGATCAAATTTTTTCCGCAGGTCTGTGTCACGCATCACTGGGCGCGCAGCGCCAAACAGGTTTTGTTTAAAATGAACAAACAATGGTATATTTCTTTCCAGAAGTATTTGGTCAAAAACCAACATTATCCGGCGGGGCTGGCCTGGCTGTTGTTGTCTAGCATGGTCTGGCTGAAGCCGCTGATCCTAGTTGGGCTGATTTGGTTGGCAATAAAAAGCTTAAAATTGTTTTTATTCTAGTAGTTTAAACTCAATAGATGGGAGCAGATTTTGAAACGTAGTATTTTAGTCATCAGCAACGGACGCGGCGAGGACAGCATCGCTGTGACCCTGCTGGAAAATCTCAAAAAAATTCTGCGCGAAGAGGAATTGTCTGAAAACGATCTGCAAATCGTTGCGCTGCCGCTGGTCGGCGAAGGTCTGCTTTATAAAAACGCTGGCTACCCCACGGCGGCGGCCTGGAAAAACCTGCCCAGCCACGGCTTTTTTTCCGTTTTCGGCCTGCTCCGCGATCTGCGCCGTGGTCTACTCGACAATTGGCGCGGCCAGATCAGCATTATCGAGCGGGAAGCGCAAACCGCTGATCTGATCCTGACCATCGGCGACATTTGGCCGGTATTGCTGGCCTCGCTGTACGGCCACCGGAAAAAGATCGTGCACATGGCCACGGCGATTTCCGTTTACCTCCGCCACTACACGCTGGCGGAAATTTGGCTTTTTAAAAAATATGTAAGCTGCGTGATCTGCCGCGATCTACCGACCTGCGCGGAGTTGCAGAAATTTAACGTCAACGCTTTTTACGCCGGTAATCCAATGCTGGACGATCCGATGCTACGCAGCACAAACACCAATCTGGGGCTGGACAAAAAACGCCGGCGCATCGTACTGATCCCCAGCAGCCGTGAGGACGCTTACGGTAATATTTTGCGCATGCTCAACGTGGTCAAACATTTTGCCACCAAGAATAGTTTTCAATTTGTTATTTCGCTGGCGCCCAATCTCACGCTGGAGCGTCTGCGCGCCGCGCTGGGCAAAAGCGACTGGGCGATGCTTGACCTGCGGCACAAAAAAACGCCGATCGCCGCGGAGCTGCTCCACAAAGACTCCACGCAGGTCTACGTCGTGCACGGCTATTTCCGGGAATGTCTCGACGAAGCGTCTCTGGCTATAGGCATGACCGGTACCGGCAATGAACAGATTGCCGGTCTGGGACTGCCGCTGATCCTGCTCAAAGGCAAAAGTCCGGCGGCTTCGCGCGGGCGGCTGCAACATTATAAAAAATTGCTCGACGGCGCGGTTTTTGCGCCGCGCGGCTCAGACGAAAGAATTGCCCGGGCGGCCAGTGAACTGCTGTCCAGCAGCAAACGTCTGCAGAGCATGGCCGATGCCGGACGCGCGCGGCTGGGCGACGCCGGCGGCTCTTATTTTATTACGCGTAAAATTTGGTACTATCTGTATGCCTAACCCGGCCACGCCTGATCTGTCGATCATCATTGTTACTTTTAACAACCGTGAATATTTGCGCGGCTGTTTGAATTCTATTTACGAAAACATCGGCAACCGCCTGCGTTATGAAATTTTTGTCGTAGACAATAACTCGCAGGATCAAACGCTCCAAATGTTGCAAGAAAATTATCCAGCCGTGCAGGTCATCGACAACGCGGAAAACGCCGGCTTTGCCAAAGCGAATAATCAAGCTCTGTGTCTGGCAGCCGGCCGCTACCTGCTCCTGCTCAACAATGACACTTTTGTTCTGGGACATTCGCTGGAACAAATGGTTGATTTTCTGGACACGCGCCGCGCGGTCGGCGCCCTGTCGCCAAAATTATTGAACGGCGACGCTCTGACGGTGCAAAGGCAGGGCAGTGTTTTGTCCCAAAAAGACTGGACGGCCGCGGCGCCGCGGCCGGTAAAATTTATCAGCGGCGCCGCTTTTTTGATCCGGCGGGAAACTTATAAAAATGTCGGCGGGCTGGACGAAAACTTTTTCTTTTATAATGAAGACCTTGACTGGTGCCGGCGCATTTTACAAAACGGCTGGCAGATCTATTATTACCCCGCAGCCTCGATCATTCATTACGGCGGCAAAAGCACAGGTTTTATCGGACGGCGGGCAACTGTTGAAGGCCTGCGCGGCGGCTTATATTTTGTTTACAAACATTACCGCCTGCTTTTTCCGCTGTATTTTATTTTGCTGACCGCCGGGCTGATCTTGCTGATCCTGGGCAATATTCTGCGTCTACTTTTTGCCAAAGCCGCTACGGAAAAAATCGCCGCTTACGCGCAGGTACTCTGGCTGGCTGTAACCGCGCAATACAAACCAAAAATGTTATAATGCAGCCCATGTTTTTTAAAAAAATCTGGGCGCTGCTGCTGCTGGGCGGCATTTTGCTGGCGGCGCCGATGCAGCACAGCGAAAAGATCAGAGCCGATTATTTGAAATACAAACAACTGCTTGCCAAACAGCCGGATAACAAAGAAACTCTTTTTGAATTTGCCATGATCCTGGCCGCTATGGGGCGCATCGAACAAGGCGGCGACACGCTGAAAAAGATCAATGAGCTGGACGAGAATTACGCGCGCACAGCGCTGGGCAAGCTGGAGCGCGTCCGCACCTCCGGCCAGGACAATTGGTGGCTGCGTTTTAAGCTCGGCTTTGTTTATTATTTTCTCTATGAGGAAGATCAAGGGCGCATCGCTCAGGCTCAGCGTCGCATTAAAAAAAACCAAGACAATCCCGACGATCAGTCCGGCCAGACGATCGCCCGCGAACGCGCGGTGATCACCGAGCGTCAGCCGCGCGCCAACCGCTATAAAGAAGCGTCGCTGGCTAACTTTTATCTTGTCGCCACCAAACAGCCGGAAGACTATCTCAATGCCTGGGGCTATGCTTATATGGCCACCGTCAAGGCCATTGAACAAGACTGGGCGGAAGCGAAAAACCTGATCGAGGACGCTATGGCCATTGAGCCCAATGCCTGGGCGATACACGCCGCCTACATGGAAGCCCTGCGCCAAAATGGTAATTTAATCGCGGCCGCCGGCCAGCTGACCAAGGCGCTTAAGTTAAAATCCGAACAAGAAAACTACGAAAAGAAGGTTTTCAATGAATAGACCGGTCTTATGGAATAAGATCACGATCAAACGCCGGTTTATTCTGCTGCTTTTTATTCTCCTGTTGACCGCCGGCTGGTATTATCTGTCCAGGAGCCAGCCCTGGAATATCATTATTCCGCCAGCGTCGGCGCGGAAAACTCTGCCGGATTACGTTTTTCAGGATGTCGCGCTGCGCGAAGTTTCCGGCGCCAGGATTTTTTACCGCGTCTCCGCTAATTCACTGACGCTGGACAGCGCGCAGGGCCAGCTCGAGCAGGTTCGCGGCAGCATCCTGGAAAACAACAACGCGGTGTTCAGTTTCACCGCGCAAAACGGCGTTTTAACCATCGCAAAAAAATTATTCACTCTGCATAATTTCAGCGGCCAGACTAATACCCGTTATTATCAGCCGTGGAGCATCGAAGCGCCGCTGGCTTACTGGGATAATACTTTGCAGAGTTTTACTTTTGACCGCAAACCAAAACTGACCAGCCGCGACCTTAATATTTCCGCCAGTAAAATTGTTTACAATTCGGTTTTCAACTTTTTCATTTTTGGCGCGGGCTGTGAGATCCAGAAAGGCGAATACACGATCAAAAGCGACCGCGCGGTTTTGCGTAACGCAGTCGATATTTTGACGCTCGAGGACAATATCGCTCTGCAGGGCAGTGATTTTACCGGACGCGCTGACGCGCTGGACTGGGATGTCCGCCGCGACGAAATAAATCTCAAAAACAATGTCATTTTGCAGACTACCGATATTATTCTGACCGCCGAGCAGGTTTCCCTGAACACCACGCAGGAAATCGTACTGCTCAAAAACAATGTGCGCCTGCAAAACAAAGAAAATAACGGCACGGACAATATCATCGTCAATACCGACCGCGCGCTATGGCTGCGCCAGTCCGGTAAAATTCAGTTCTTTGAAAACACGCAGGCCTGGAAAAATAATTCGCTGATCCAGAGCAATCAAATCGTTTATGATTTTACGCAAAAGGACATTGTGGCTTCCGGCGGTGGCCGCACTACGATCATCACCACCAACGACGAATAATGCCGGATCAATTTCAATTCGCTTCTTTCCGCCAATATCCGCAGATCGCGCACGGTTTTATCGGCCGTGATTCCAGTTTGGCTGAATTAAAAAATCAGAATTTTATCATCTCGCGGCAGGCGCATGATATTAAAATTTACACTCTAGAAAAACCATTCTGCGGCCAGCAGGAAATAGACGGGTACGACGGCCTGACCACACGGCAAAAAGAAATCACGCTCGTGATCCAGACCGCGGACTGCGCGCCAATATTATTTTTTGACCCGCGCACGCAGACTATCGCCGCCGCGCATGCCGGCCGCGCCGGCACAGAACTGGGATTCGCCGCCAAAATGGTCGCCCAGCTGAGCGAGGTTTATTCCGTAAACCCCGCGGATCTGCTGGCCGGCATCGGGCCGGCTATTTGCGCAAACTGCTATCAGATCGACCGCGCCCAGAACATTCATTATGATCTCCAGGCGGAAAATCAAAAACAATTAACAGCCGCCGGCGTCCGGAATATCGAGTTGTCCGGTCTCTGCACAGCCTGCAACGCTGTGGAGCGTTTTTATTCTTACCGCCGCGAAAAAACCACCCGGCGTAATTTTGCTTTTATCAAGTTAAACCAGATATAATTTCCGCGTGAGAAAATCAGCCTTATTTTTGCTCTTTATTTTAGCGGCGCTGTCCGCCGAGATCTCGCTGTCCGGCGGTCTGACCCAGGGACGGCAGCTGCAAACTATCTCCGGCGCGGAAAATTACCGCGCGGCTGCCGGGCTTACGCTGCGGCCGGCGTTTTTTATCGAAGCTGATTCCGCCGGACATCCTTTGTTTCTGGACAATGACCAGGTGGTTTACGGCCTGGGCCTCCTGACCGAATGCGCACACCAGGACGCTCACGCGGCTTTTAATCAGCAGCTGGCTTTTCCGCTGTACGCGACTTACTATTTAAATTTTGGCGCGCAGGCTGTCGGCGCCGGCTTGAGTCTCAATATTTTGCAGCTGCGTTATCGCAATCACGCCGCCCTGCAGGGGCAGCAGCTCGGCAAACATATTTTTTGGCGCTGGAACGGAGTGGATAATTATTTAGAATTCGGCCTGATGCAGCTCTGCGCGGAAAGCGCCTATGCCGCGGAAGACCTGGTTAGTTTTTATGATACAACAAATTTTATCCTGCGGTATGGCTTTTACCCGGGCGGGAAAAATTCAATTTAAATATTTTTATTTCCGCAGACTGGCTTTGGAAAACAAAGTCTCCGGTAAGTCGTTATTGAATTCCAGCGTTTCGATGACCACGCTTGTGCCATTGCCGTCTTTTTTCAGCGCGTCTTTGTAGATCATGGCTTTGGCCAGCCAGCGGCCATCGACCTGCATTACAGCGGTTACGTCAAGCGTTTTCAGCAAAGCGCCGCTTTTGGCGTAGAGATTTTCTTTGAGCGTGATAAATCTTTCCCGATCCACCCAGAGCCGGCGTTTGGCGTAAGCGAGATCATCTTTTTTGGCGGTCAGCTCCAGCGCCCAGACCGGCCGGCCGTCCAGCGTTTCTTCGCCGGAAACAGCGGCGCTGTAATTATTGGCCAGCACGGGGTCTTCCAGCATGTCTTCATAAGACATATCCGAGCCCATGACCGACTGGCGCAGCATGTGGCCGCTGATCAGTATTGTCCGGTCGGTGTCCGGCGAGTAAGTCCAGAGCTGGTCGCCAAGTTTGAGCATTTTGGCGCCTTTTTCACGCGCCGGAGCCAGATATTCCGTGAATGAGTCGCTGCTATTGCGCTGCCAGGTTTTAGCGCTGACCGTGCGGTCACCGCGCCGCCCGTGGATAGTCATGTTCATCACGGCAATTTTGCCGTCAGACAGGCGATTGTCGTCGATGCGCCGCAGGATTTCCCCGGCGGTTTGCGGAATCGGTCTAGCTGCCGCGTCAGCGGAAACAGCAACCGCGGCGGCGGCAGCGCTCTGTTCCGCGGCTAGCAAAACGCCGAGGACAAGCGCGCCTAGAATTATTTTTCTTAGCATGATCTCTCCTTTTTTTTAATTTTCCAATTCTTTAAACAATTGCGCCGTCTGCCGTTTAAAAATGCCTAAGCCCGCCAGCGCGCTGCCGATAAGAGTCGAAAGCACACCCGGAATAAAGCCGATGATATAACAGTCCGGCGGAACCTGCGCGCGAAAAACATTCTCGACCAAAAACGTAGCATCGTGAAACAAGGCGCCGTAGTCGATGCCGTGATATTGCAGCCAGTAAGAAAGGAGCAGACCGGCCAGAGTGCCAATAATGGAACCACCCAGCCCGATGAGCAGAGCTTCCCAGAGTATGCTGGTGTAAATATGCGCTTTGCTCTCGCCGATGGCCAGACGCACACCCATCTCTCCGTAACGGCGCAAACCGCCGATCAGTCCAGCGTTCCACAAGACCAGCATCATTACCACGACAAAAAGCAGCATAATAATAAATATTAAGGCTTGTACCCTGTCAAAGTAAGGACCCAGCCCGCTGTCTTCATACAGTGTGCGCATGACCGGACTGAACTCCTCTGCGGGATCCTGATAGCGCGTGTTGAAATCCCGCTGCAATGCCACAGCCTTTTGCTGGTCATAAACATCATCAGAGAAAAAACCTAAAATTACGCCCGCCGCATCCTGCATATCGAGAGCGGTCTGTATGGCGCGAATGTCCGCGATGATCGCGCTCCTGTCCATGGCAGCCACGCCGAAACGCAGTGTGCCGGCGATAGTAAAATTATTGACCGCCATGCCGCCGTGCATGGTCGAGCCGATCAGCGTAACCGTGTCTCCGGGCGACACTTTTAGCCTCTCGGCAAAATCTTCGGCCAGCAAAATTTCATTAGGCTTTTCCGGCAGTCGGCCGCGCACCAAGGATTTTTCCAGATTGAGAAAATCTTTTTCCGGGCTATCCGCACTCAAGTCTATGCCCAGACCGGCGGCTGGCCCCTGGATCCGCGTCTCGCCATGTGCGTCGGGTATGTCGAGCAGCCCGCCAAAATTGATGCGCGGCGTCCAGATAACATCCGGATACTGCGCGCGAAGTTTGGCCAGCCACTCCGTCAGATCCAGCAGAGCCAGATCATTGGGCAGCTGCTCGGCTTCCGCGGCGTAGGCCTGCGTCATGATCTTCACATGACCGGTTTGATGATGCGCGGTGGTGTTGTACATATTGGTCAGAACGCCATTGAGAAACGCCTCAAGAAAAACGATCAGGAACACGCCACACGCCACAGTTAATATCGGAAAAAAAGAGCGGGAGCGGTCACGCAGCAGGCCTTTGAGCAAAAATTTGATCATACTATTTTGCCCCGCAGGGCATCCGTCGGTGTCAGCCGCGCGATACGGCGGCAGGGCAGGTAGCTGACCAAAGCGGTCAGGCCAAAGATCAAAACGGCTGTGCCGAAAATAATGCCCGGCGTAAAGATCGGATAGATCACATTGTCCAGCGCGAGGCCGAACTGATCCATACCCGCTAAGCGGAAACCGGTTTTATTAAACCAGAACAACAGCGGCATGCCGTAAATAAGCGCCAGCAGCGCGGCCAGCGCGGAGTGCAGCGTGCCTTCCAGCGTGAATATTTTGAGCAAATCGGCTTTGGTAACGCCGAGCGCCAGCATTGTGCCCATTTCTTTGACACGGCGGAAGATCGCCAGAAGCTGTGTGTCAAAAATCCCCAGCATGGCCAGAAATAAAAACACCGCGTACATGACACTAGCTTCGACATATTCAGAGCTTATCATGGCACGCTCGTCGGTCAGAAGAAAGTCCTGACTTTTGTAGATCCAGCCGGGCGCGGACGCGCCGGTTTGGAGTTCTTTGGACAGCACGGCCAGCGTGGCCTGTCCGGGCAGGCCGGTCATTTTGCGCAAAGCCGCCAGAGGTATCCAGACCTGCCCTTGATCGATAGCGATCACATTGGTGGGCATAATACCCGCTATATAAATTTCCTCCGCATCAAAAGTGCCGCGCACGTCGCGCCAGCGCAGAACGGCGGTGTCGCCCTGTTTTAGTCCGGCGCTCTTGGCCATCTTGCCGCCGATGATGGCCGGTATGGCGTAGCCGGTGTTACGCAACGCGGCCGCCGGAATATTGAGAACGGTCTGTTCCGGATCGATGCCGTTGAGCGTGATATTCAGCACGCGGCCGCGCGGGTAGAGCGTGGCCTGTCTTTTGAGCAGGGGCGCCGCCTGGCCGGCGGCGATCAGCTCCGCCAGCTCGTCCGGCAGACGGCCGTGCGCGTCATCAAGCGTCAGATTATCAAAAGGGTCGTAGTTTTCCTGCCAGTACTGCCCGCCGCCGTAATAGCTGTCAATGGCAGCGCGCTCCATCTGGCGTCCCATGCCTTTGTACAACGCCTGACAGCCGATGATGATGACAAAAGACAGCGACAAAATAAAAGCGTTCAGCCAGGTGCGCAGTCCAGCGCCGAGCAGATTGCGTAAAGCCAGTTTGAAAATGTACATCTTAAACGCTTTCGTCAGCCGCCACGCGGCCATCCTCCAGCTTGATCTTGCGGCGCAGATGCCGGATAACTTTTTCGTCGTGCGTGGAAAAAATAAAAGTCGTATTTAATTCCTGATTGAGCTTCAGCATAATTTCCATAATGTTGGCGGAATTCTGCGCGTCGAGATTGGCGGTCGGCTCGTCCGCCAGCACGAGCTGCGGTTTTTTGACGATGGCCCGGGCGATGGCCACGCGCTGGCATTGGCCGCCGGAGAGCTGCTTGGGCAGGGAGCTCGCGCGGTCGGCCAGTCCCACCCACTCCAGCGCCTGCCAAATCATTGCTTGGCGCTGCGGGGCTTTGAGCTGCGGTTGCAGAAGCAAAGGAAATTCAATGTTTTCATAGACAGTGTAAACGGGCAGCAGATTAAAAGTTTGAAAAATAAAACCGATCTCAAAATTGCGTAAGTCCGCCGCCTGCTGGGCTGAAAGTTTTTCGATTTGCTTGCCCAGCACTTCCGCCGAACCGCTAGTCGGCAGATCCAGCGAGCCGATGATATTCAGCAGCGTGGTTTTACCGGAGCCGCTAGGGCCGATCAGGCCGGTAAATTCACCTGTCGTGAAATCCAGTGTGACATTATTCAGCGCGTTGAGTGTCGTCGCGCCCATTTGATAACTACGCGTCAAATTTTGGATCTTGATTATAGTTTTAGTCATGGCTCCCCTTTATTGCAATAGAATTTCATTATAGCCTAGTAATTATAACTTAGCAAGGCTTGAATGGCTCCCGTAGTTTTATTTTTTTCAGTGTAGTCCGGCGTCAGTTTGGCCAAAAATTGCAGCACCAGTTCGTCGTAAGTCCGCTGCCAGCGCAGGGACAGACTGTCGTTTTTCTCGGCGTAATACTGAATAATACTGACCGTGTCATACAAGCCAACCGGATAATCAACCAGTGCTCCGCAGGCCTGCGTGTTGCGGCCGCGGCCGGCGCGGTAAATATCGGTGTCGAGATTATATTTCTCCAGCAAAACATGCAGACCGTTGCCGAGGTCAAAAGTATAGTCCGCGCCGATGGTAGAATGATATTGTTTTTCCAGAGCCTGCAAAATTTGATCGTCCTGCTGGCCGAGGTCTACGGCGGCATACGCGGCTTCAAACCAGACGCCGATGCCAATATCCCATTTACCGTCCAGCCCCAAGCGCCGCTCGGACGTTATCTCCTCAGACAGCAGCGAAAAAGTCGGGCTCGCGCCAAAATCTATACGGCGCTGATGATAGGTCAATCCCGCTTCGCCGTTGCAGACCGGCAGCTGCAAACGCCCGCCAAATTCCGCAGTATGTTTGGCGGTCGGAATTATTTCCGCGCCTTTTAGTTCGTCATTGCCGGCCAGTCCCCACAGCCAAAAATTGGCGTTATTGGGCAGGTAGTAACGCAGCAACGCGCCTTTGACGCCTTCCGTAAAACCGAGCGGATCCAGCGGATCCAAACTGTCAAACCACTGCAGCGGGCGGAAAAGCGTGGCCGAGCCAAAATTTACTTTTTGCAGGCCGAACCGCGCTTCGATTTGCGCGTCGCTCCAGCGCGCCCAGAGGCGGTGCGGTTTTAATTTGCTGTCTACTCCAGAAACCAGATTGCCGTTGAGCGCCAGATCGATATCCAGCGCGTACTCCGGCGCCGACCAAAAAAATTCCGGTATATAGCGCAGACCCAGTCCGGCTTTTTCCTGATCCGGCAGATCGAGCCAGCTGGTGATTTGACCGCTACCGCTAAACTCCGCGGCTGTTCCGAAGCGCAATAAACAGAACCACAAACAAAGGAAAAATAAGAACTTTCGCCCCATAAATTTATTTTAGCATGACAGAGGCAGCGATGGTATGAAGTGGTTGCTTGTTTTTAGTTATGGCCTGTCCTGCTGTTTTATCATTTCATCAATAAGACGCATAAATTTTTTATCTTTTCTCAGGCTGTCATGGGCATATCTAAGCATATGTATACCAATTTGTTTGAACGCAGTAAAAACAAATTTCTCATTTTTCCACAGAGCGGGTTCTATATCTTTACGATACTCAAGACTTGTTTTAAGTTTGGAAAGAGCATCTGAAATAATTTTAGTTTGCATTTTTTAATCCTTATATATTTTAAAATTTTTATTAGTAGGCCTATTTTTGCGAACTCTTTGTTAATATATCGT is a genomic window containing:
- a CDS encoding glycosyltransferase family 2 protein, encoding MRLSIIIVSWNVKDLLERAIATVLRNPPQAAYEIIVVDNASGDGSADLVAAKFPQVKLIRSPQNTGFAAGNNLGFKEAAGEYLLCLNPDTEMRAGTLDFMIDAFDRDARLGALGVKLLNSDGSLQPSCKSFPAVDTILYNACGLDALFPRSKIFGKYNMSWFKHDVEKEVDQPMGAALALRRGALDQVGVYDERYFMYFDEVDLCWRLKQTGWKIKFFPQVCVTHHWARSAKQVLFKMNKQWYISFQKYLVKNQHYPAGLAWLLLSSMVWLKPLILVGLIWLAIKSLKLFLF
- a CDS encoding ABC transporter ATP-binding protein encodes the protein MTKTIIKIQNLTRSYQMGATTLNALNNVTLDFTTGEFTGLIGPSGSGKTTLLNIIGSLDLPTSGSAEVLGKQIEKLSAQQAADLRNFEIGFIFQTFNLLPVYTVYENIEFPLLLQPQLKAPQRQAMIWQALEWVGLADRASSLPKQLSGGQCQRVAIARAIVKKPQLVLADEPTANLDAQNSANIMEIMLKLNQELNTTFIFSTHDEKVIRHLRRKIKLEDGRVAADESV
- a CDS encoding polyphenol oxidase family protein, translating into MPDQFQFASFRQYPQIAHGFIGRDSSLAELKNQNFIISRQAHDIKIYTLEKPFCGQQEIDGYDGLTTRQKEITLVIQTADCAPILFFDPRTQTIAAAHAGRAGTELGFAAKMVAQLSEVYSVNPADLLAGIGPAICANCYQIDRAQNIHYDLQAENQKQLTAAGVRNIELSGLCTACNAVERFYSYRREKTTRRNFAFIKLNQI
- a CDS encoding response regulator encodes the protein MANILIVDDEVNIIKMFKLTLEMLGHTVRSAAQGRAALAVYAQNADNIDLVISDLTMQPDMSGWELCAALKDRVPVALTSGELIDENFLEKVLAAGAVGFLNKPADYAPDTLKKKLAEFLAQAAELKSGKA
- a CDS encoding glycosyltransferase family 2 protein gives rise to the protein MPNPATPDLSIIIVTFNNREYLRGCLNSIYENIGNRLRYEIFVVDNNSQDQTLQMLQENYPAVQVIDNAENAGFAKANNQALCLAAGRYLLLLNNDTFVLGHSLEQMVDFLDTRRAVGALSPKLLNGDALTVQRQGSVLSQKDWTAAAPRPVKFISGAAFLIRRETYKNVGGLDENFFFYNEDLDWCRRILQNGWQIYYYPAASIIHYGGKSTGFIGRRATVEGLRGGLYFVYKHYRLLFPLYFILLTAGLILLILGNILRLLFAKAATEKIAAYAQVLWLAVTAQYKPKML
- a CDS encoding outer membrane lipoprotein-sorting protein encodes the protein MLRKIILGALVLGVLLAAEQSAAAAAVAVSADAAARPIPQTAGEILRRIDDNRLSDGKIAVMNMTIHGRRGDRTVSAKTWQRNSSDSFTEYLAPAREKGAKMLKLGDQLWTYSPDTDRTILISGHMLRQSVMGSDMSYEDMLEDPVLANNYSAAVSGEETLDGRPVWALELTAKKDDLAYAKRRLWVDRERFITLKENLYAKSGALLKTLDVTAVMQVDGRWLAKAMIYKDALKKDGNGTSVVIETLEFNNDLPETLFSKASLRK
- a CDS encoding lipid-A-disaccharide synthase-related protein is translated as MKRSILVISNGRGEDSIAVTLLENLKKILREEELSENDLQIVALPLVGEGLLYKNAGYPTAAAWKNLPSHGFFSVFGLLRDLRRGLLDNWRGQISIIEREAQTADLILTIGDIWPVLLASLYGHRKKIVHMATAISVYLRHYTLAEIWLFKKYVSCVICRDLPTCAELQKFNVNAFYAGNPMLDDPMLRSTNTNLGLDKKRRRIVLIPSSREDAYGNILRMLNVVKHFATKNSFQFVISLAPNLTLERLRAALGKSDWAMLDLRHKKTPIAAELLHKDSTQVYVVHGYFRECLDEASLAIGMTGTGNEQIAGLGLPLILLKGKSPAASRGRLQHYKKLLDGAVFAPRGSDERIARAASELLSSSKRLQSMADAGRARLGDAGGSYFITRKIWYYLYA
- a CDS encoding FtsX-like permease family protein — translated: MYIFKLALRNLLGAGLRTWLNAFILSLSFVIIIGCQALYKGMGRQMERAAIDSYYGGGQYWQENYDPFDNLTLDDAHGRLPDELAELIAAGQAAPLLKRQATLYPRGRVLNITLNGIDPEQTVLNIPAAALRNTGYAIPAIIGGKMAKSAGLKQGDTAVLRWRDVRGTFDAEEIYIAGIMPTNVIAIDQGQVWIPLAALRKMTGLPGQATLAVLSKELQTGASAPGWIYKSQDFLLTDERAMISSEYVEASVMYAVFLFLAMLGIFDTQLLAIFRRVKEMGTMLALGVTKADLLKIFTLEGTLHSALAALLALIYGMPLLFWFNKTGFRLAGMDQFGLALDNVIYPIFTPGIIFGTAVLIFGLTALVSYLPCRRIARLTPTDALRGKIV
- a CDS encoding FtsX-like permease family protein, with amino-acid sequence MIKFLLKGLLRDRSRSFFPILTVACGVFLIVFLEAFLNGVLTNMYNTTAHHQTGHVKIMTQAYAAEAEQLPNDLALLDLTEWLAKLRAQYPDVIWTPRINFGGLLDIPDAHGETRIQGPAAGLGIDLSADSPEKDFLNLEKSLVRGRLPEKPNEILLAEDFAERLKVSPGDTVTLIGSTMHGGMAVNNFTIAGTLRFGVAAMDRSAIIADIRAIQTALDMQDAAGVILGFFSDDVYDQQKAVALQRDFNTRYQDPAEEFSPVMRTLYEDSGLGPYFDRVQALIFIIMLLFVVVMMLVLWNAGLIGGLRRYGEMGVRLAIGESKAHIYTSILWEALLIGLGGSIIGTLAGLLLSYWLQYHGIDYGALFHDATFLVENVFRAQVPPDCYIIGFIPGVLSTLIGSALAGLGIFKRQTAQLFKELEN